The Psychrobacter sp. 28M-43 genome segment ATAATTTATCCTCGGTTTGTATTTATGACTGCCGCGAAGGTTTACTATAACGAGAACTCGTAACGATATTAAAGTCTTCTCTTGTAATCAATGTTGTGTTTCTACTGCTAAAGTAAATAGAGACGAGCTATTAGCACGTATCGAATTTTTTGTCTTATTTCGCCTCTTTAGCTATCTGTTAGCTACCCTTCGCATCGTTGCTCTTATATAAGTTATCTTATATCAGTTACTTTGAGTCACTTTTATTATGAGCCAGGCTTTCTTATACTACTCAGCTTGCATAGTGATCTGTGCGCAAATACGCTATTTTCTTACTTCATAACGAGACGTTCAATGGGACTCACATGGTAACGCTCACCCCGACTCAAGATAAATACTTACCCTATGTGCTAGCAGTCGCGCTGTTTATGCAAATTTTAGACGCTACTATTTTGAACACCTCGTTGCCACAAATGGCGCAGGCACTCGGTGAGTCACCACTAAAGATGCAGTGGGCCGTCATCAGCTACGCATTAACCTTGGCGATTTTTATCCCTATCAGTGGTTTTTTAGCGGATAAATATGGCACACGCCGCGTATTTTTATCGGCGGTCATCATTTTTTGTGTTGGCTCATTACTGTGCGCGGCGTCGCAAACACTAGATTTTTTGGTTGCTTCACGTGTGGTACAGGGTATCGGCGGTGCCATGATGACGCCTGTCGCTCGTTTAATATTGGTCAAGTCTTATCCACGCAATAAGCTGCTCACTGTGATGAATTTTGCCGTGATACCAGCTTTGGTTGCACCACTAGTCGGTCCAGTATTGGGTGGCTATATCGTGCAGTATGCCAGCTGGCATTGGATATTTTTGATTAATATACCGATGGGTGTGGCAGGTTTTATCATGGGCAAAAAACTGGTCCCAGCGCTATTCGAAGATACCAAGCGTCTTGACTGGACAGGGTTTGTATTATTTGCCGCCGCTGCCTGCGGATTCACACTGGCTGTCGAGTTTGGTTCACAGACAGGTCGCGAGGTTTATGGGTTGTTGCTTGGGTTGGGCGCAAGTCTATTGATCGGTGCGTACATCTGGCATGCCAAACGGCGAGCAGCTCCCCTGTTTCCACTCAGCTTGTTTGATATTCGTACCTTTCGAATTGGTATTACAGGCAACTTGTTTACGCGGCTTGGTATCAGTGCAGTACCATTTTTGCTTCCCTTATTACTACAGGTGGTGTTTGAGTACTCACCTTCGCAGGCAGGTTGGCTACTTGCCCCAATTGCGGTGGGTGCTATAGGTATCAAACCTTGGGTTAGCAAGATTATTCAGCGGTTTAGCTATCGCAAAGTACTTGTCTACAATACCTTGTTTATGGGTTCACTTATCATTGTACTAGCGCAGTTTAATGATGCGTCGCAGTGGCTATGGTTTATACCCATCTTGACCGTCATGGGTGCCTGCAACTCTATGCAGTTTAGTGCGATGAATACGATTACGATTGGCGATTTACAGGGCACACAAACCAGTAGCGGTAATAGCTTAATGGCGGTCAATCAGCAGTTGGCGATTAGCTTTGGTATTGCGTTCGGTGCTGCTGTGTTGAATCTACTACGTGAGCGTCTACAGATGGATACACTAGTGGCGTTCCAAACCACTTATTGGATATTGGGCATTTTGACCATTCTCTCGGGGCTGTATTTTTTACGTCTGAAACCTGAAGATGGCCGCGGTTTATACTAGGGCGTGTCTTCAATCAAGACAAGCTTTCTATTGAGTGAGACTTTACATACGACACATCTCTATTCTGTATAGCCGAAATGTTAAAAATAGCTTATCTATAGACAGAAAAAAGCCAGTATGCGACTGGATTATCAATCTCATACTGGCTTCTTTTATTATGACTTACCTCAATAATAAGTACTATTATGCGTCATCATCACTCATTTGCGATTGGATGTAGCGCTCTACACCAATACTCTCAATCAAGTCCTGCTGTGTCTCTAACCAATCTTCATACTCTTCATTGCCATCTTTTAGCGTGACTAATAGCTGGCGAGAGACGTAGTCAGACTTTGTCTCACATAAGGTGATGGCATCAGTAATAATATCGAACTTTTGTCTCTCAAGACGTAGGTTGCACTCAATGATTTCTGGTACATCTTCGCCGACCAATACCTTGCCCAGTTCCTGCAAGTTTGGCAAGCCGCCTAACAGCAAAATACGAGCGATTAGGTCGTCTGACCATTTCATCTCAGCAATAGATTGCTTATATAATGAGTCATTAAGCGCCTCTAGCCCCCAATGACGTGCAATACGTGCATGCAAAAAATACTGGTTGATGGCAATCAATGACTGCCCAAGTACTTTGTTTAACGCGCGAATAACTTCTTTATCCCCTGTCATTACCTTTCTCCCTTAATCTCTATTATTTATGCTAAATACTGTGAATGCTATTCATACGTAGGATGATATCAGACAATATTAGGAGTGACTTCAGCCATTTGGCTTTGTAGGTAATTCGGTAGACCAATCATGTCGATAAGACGGAGCTGCTGCTCAAGCCAATGCGCATGATCTTCTTCGGTGTCTTTCAACTGCTCAACCAGCATCTCACGCGTGACATAGTCATGCTCAGCTTCGCAAAGTGCGATACCTTCTTTTAGATGCTTTTGTACTTGATACTCTAAATCTAGGTCAAACTGCAACATCTCAGGGACAGTCGCACCGATATGGATAGCATCGACAGACATCTTTGGCGTGCCACTCAACATCAAGATACGGCGAATGATGTTCTGTGCATGTAGCGTTTCGTCTTCCATTTCATGATGGATACGGTCGTATAACTTGCCATAGTGCCACTCAGCATACATCTCTGAATGGATAAAATATTGGTCACGAGCGGCAAGCTCACCACCTAGTAAGAAATTCAAATAATCAATGACTTTCTGGCTACCTATCATAACGCGTACTCCCCTATTTATTTTTACCGATCACCATACATCCATAATTTATGATATAAGGATAGCATAATTGGCAAACTGATCAGTAAAAATCAAAATCAATAAAATGGCTTCTAATCTCAGATAAATATAGTAGCATACAGGCGCAGTATAGGGTGTAACGTTATGAACTAAGAATAAGATGCTAATTGAGAATCATAATTAGCTACAACTAGTATTGATATGTGTTATGTAACATGCTGGCGTTTGAGTGAGATTATATGGACGCTTGCACCCAACCCTTTATGTATAATAAATTTAGATGCAGAATATTGAATATATTTTCTCGTATTATATTACAAGGTATATGATTGATAATATTTAAACGGCGTATGCTAGATTATCGAGTTTTGCATGATGTTCGTCTAGGTAGTCATTGACCATCGGCTCACAGCAGCCACAGCACGTTGCTACATCGAGCGTATCTTTTAGACCATCGAGCGTATCAACACCTGCAGCAATAGCTGCTTTGATTTGCTTTTCTTTTACGTTGTTACAGATACATACGTACATGGATTGGCTCCTCGGAATACCACTATTCGATAATGACGGCATACGACACTTGTATAAAAACCTTTGTGATAAGTGTCATTGATAAACGGATAATTTACTGTTTTCTAACAATGAAAAAGTAGTCGTTGAAATCACGTTTATCGCTTGCAGTATAATAACGATAATTATTATCATTTTCAATCACATTCGATATATTTATTCGTTGAGACAGTATCCTTGTATTACAGGCAGTTCATTTATGTAAGTGGATATAAGTGTGCGTGTAACCGAATATTGTCAAAGGTAGTGAATTGACGATGAACTGTAAATTTGCTTATTTTTTAATCGATTTTGTAGATAACTGCTGTTATATTGAACCCCTATTAACGAAGCCCATTGGAATTCTCCTATGTCTGATAATAATTTTACGATACGACCTATCGATTTATTCAAAGTCCTATCTGATCCGACACGTCTAAAAATATTTCAAATTCTTTTCAAAAAAGAAGCACGTTGCGTGGGTGATTTGGTAGATATGCTTGACCAGCCACAACCGACGATATCGCGCCACCTAAACCATTTGAAAAAACTGGGTATTTTGAGCTGTGTGCGTGACGGTACTTGGATGTGGTATGAGGTCGCTGATGATTTACCAGATTGGTGTCAAGATATCTTAGACATCACCTACGAGCAAATCACTCCTAGAGGAACTAGTAGTGATGTATCGGATCTTGCTTAGATACTATTGTCCGCTTAGATTTTTGGTTCTTTGACTGTGCTTTATAAAAAGCGTTTAAGACAATAAATCTGCGGCAATGCTCCAGACAAAAAAAGACCTACTTTCGTAGGTCTTTTTTTTGCTCAACTATTGATAATTCGACCTAAATTGCGCTAGGTCAAATAATTATACAAGATCTAAGAAGTCACTGATAAAGGCGTTGGCTGGCTGATGTATCAGCTCCTCTGACGTGCCCACCTGCTCTACTCGGCCCTGATTCATCACGACGATCTCATCTGATACCGCTCGCGCTTCTTCTTGGTCGTGCGTTACCATGATACTGGTGATACCAAGCTCGTGGTGGATGTTCTTTAGCCATGTGCGCAGTTCTTTACGGACTTTGGCATCTAGTGCACCAAACGGCTCATCTAGCAGCAACAGCTTCGGTTTAACAGCAAGTGCACGTGCTAAGGCAATGCGCTGGCGCTGACCACCTGATAGCTGATGCGGATAAGCATTGGCAACTTGTGGTAGCTGTACGAGGTCTAAGAGCTCTGACACGCGCTTATTGATATCCGCTTTGCTCGGGCGTTCGTTTTTTGGTAACAAGGTCAATCCAAACGCCACATTATCCGCGATGTTCTTATGGCGAAACAAGGCATAATGCTGAAACATAAAGCCAATATGGCGCTTTTGGACTGGAGTATTGGTCACATCCAGCTCATCAAACAATACCTGTCCAGAGTCGGCATACTCTAGACCCGCGATAATACGTAGCAAAGTGGTCTTACCGCAGCCTGACGGGCCTAGTAACGTCGTCAGTTTGCCAGTCGGCACGGTGATATTGATATTGTCTAAAGCCGTAAAATTGCCGAATTTTTTATTAACGTTGCGAATCTCAATGCTCATAATCGTATCTCTTATTATATCTTTTGTCGTATCGTGGCAAGTAGCTGAGTAGCGACTGCATCCGTAGTATTAACATTATTTATTAGCTAATGGCAGTTATACCTTGCCAGTACTGTCCGCACTCGTCGATTCAGTAGTGACCGTTGCGTTAGCACTTACTGGCAGCTCAGGTGCGCTGGCAAGCCGCTCAGACTTGGCAAATTTACGTTCTTGTATCTTGGTCATGACTTGCTGAATCAGTAGCGTCACTAAGGCAAGTGCAGCCAATATGCTCGATAAGGCAAACGCAGCGGTAAAGTTATAATCGTTATAGGCAATCTCAACCAATAGCGGCATGGTGTTGGTCTCGCCGCGAATGTGACCGGAAACCACACTGACTGCACCAAACTCACCCATCGCACGGGCATTGGTCAAAATCAAACCATATAGCAGCGCCCATTTGATGTTAGGCAGTGTCACATGCCAAAAAGTCTGCCAACCAGTAGCGCCTAAGGTTAATGCTGCTTGCTCCTCAGAGTCGCCTTGAGTTTGCATCAATGGGATCAGCTCACGTGCAACAAACGGAAAGGTCACAAATAACGTCGCCAAAATGATACCAGGTACTGCATAGATCACTTGGA includes the following:
- a CDS encoding DHA2 family efflux MFS transporter permease subunit, with the translated sequence MVTLTPTQDKYLPYVLAVALFMQILDATILNTSLPQMAQALGESPLKMQWAVISYALTLAIFIPISGFLADKYGTRRVFLSAVIIFCVGSLLCAASQTLDFLVASRVVQGIGGAMMTPVARLILVKSYPRNKLLTVMNFAVIPALVAPLVGPVLGGYIVQYASWHWIFLINIPMGVAGFIMGKKLVPALFEDTKRLDWTGFVLFAAAACGFTLAVEFGSQTGREVYGLLLGLGASLLIGAYIWHAKRRAAPLFPLSLFDIRTFRIGITGNLFTRLGISAVPFLLPLLLQVVFEYSPSQAGWLLAPIAVGAIGIKPWVSKIIQRFSYRKVLVYNTLFMGSLIIVLAQFNDASQWLWFIPILTVMGACNSMQFSAMNTITIGDLQGTQTSSGNSLMAVNQQLAISFGIAFGAAVLNLLRERLQMDTLVAFQTTYWILGILTILSGLYFLRLKPEDGRGLY
- the bfr gene encoding bacterioferritin; the encoded protein is MTGDKEVIRALNKVLGQSLIAINQYFLHARIARHWGLEALNDSLYKQSIAEMKWSDDLIARILLLGGLPNLQELGKVLVGEDVPEIIECNLRLERQKFDIITDAITLCETKSDYVSRQLLVTLKDGNEEYEDWLETQQDLIESIGVERYIQSQMSDDDA
- the bfr gene encoding bacterioferritin produces the protein MIGSQKVIDYLNFLLGGELAARDQYFIHSEMYAEWHYGKLYDRIHHEMEDETLHAQNIIRRILMLSGTPKMSVDAIHIGATVPEMLQFDLDLEYQVQKHLKEGIALCEAEHDYVTREMLVEQLKDTEEDHAHWLEQQLRLIDMIGLPNYLQSQMAEVTPNIV
- a CDS encoding (2Fe-2S)-binding protein, with the protein product MYVCICNNVKEKQIKAAIAAGVDTLDGLKDTLDVATCCGCCEPMVNDYLDEHHAKLDNLAYAV
- a CDS encoding ArsR/SmtB family transcription factor, producing the protein MSDNNFTIRPIDLFKVLSDPTRLKIFQILFKKEARCVGDLVDMLDQPQPTISRHLNHLKKLGILSCVRDGTWMWYEVADDLPDWCQDILDITYEQITPRGTSSDVSDLA
- a CDS encoding sulfate/molybdate ABC transporter ATP-binding protein, which codes for MSIEIRNVNKKFGNFTALDNINITVPTGKLTTLLGPSGCGKTTLLRIIAGLEYADSGQVLFDELDVTNTPVQKRHIGFMFQHYALFRHKNIADNVAFGLTLLPKNERPSKADINKRVSELLDLVQLPQVANAYPHQLSGGQRQRIALARALAVKPKLLLLDEPFGALDAKVRKELRTWLKNIHHELGITSIMVTHDQEEARAVSDEIVVMNQGRVEQVGTSEELIHQPANAFISDFLDLV
- the cysW gene encoding sulfate ABC transporter permease subunit CysW, which produces MQISNSYDYQSNAATKDTPWIRRTFIAIAVLFMIVMLVIPLLAVFYEAFKNGWQLYIASLVDPEALQAIKLTLITAGIVLPINMVMGIAIAWLVTRYQFKGKQLVTTLLDLPFSVSPVVAGLMFVLLFGLNSTIGGWLESMGFQVIYAVPGIILATLFVTFPFVARELIPLMQTQGDSEEQAALTLGATGWQTFWHVTLPNIKWALLYGLILTNARAMGEFGAVSVVSGHIRGETNTMPLLVEIAYNDYNFTAAFALSSILAALALVTLLIQQVMTKIQERKFAKSERLASAPELPVSANATVTTESTSADSTGKV